AGTTTATCTTCTTAATACAACGGCATTCATATTAATATTGAAAGCGATGAATAAAAGGATACCTTATAGGGAGGCATTATCAATTTCCTTAAGCGGATTTGCGATCAATTATATAACGCCGGGCATAAATCTTGGCGGCGAGCCATACAAGATATGGGCATTAAAGAGCAGGATAGGATTACATCCGTCAGTTACTTCTATTGTATTATACAGCATGATTCATTTCCTCTCATCGTTTATATTCTGGGTGATAGGTATAATAATTATTCCATTTACAATTCCAATGAATTCGGAATTGAAATATATATCAATGGTAATTTTAATAATCTCAATATCAGGAATAGCATTTTTTTTATCGAGGCACAAAAACGGGATTATACAATGGCTTCTACGCTTTATTAACAAGATTCCATTCTCACAAAAAATAGTAAGCAGATTAGGGATAAAAGAAGAAACGCCGAGAATTATAGACGAGCAGATAGCAGATCTTTACAATAATAAGAAAAAATACTTTTGGAGTTCGCTACTAATTGAAGTTGCCGCACGAATAGCTGCATCATTGGAGTTCGTATTCATATTGTGGTCAATCGGATTACAGATCACATTAACAGAAGCAGTGTTAATCAACGCATTTTCCTCATTAATGATAAATATACTTTTTTTCATGCCAATGACATTAGGAGTACGAGAAGGGAGTTTATTCTACATAATGGATCTGCTCAAATATTCACCCGGGGTAGGCATATATGTCGGATTAGTAAACAGGCTTAGAGAATTATTCTGGATAATAATTGGATTAGCAATTATACAATTAAGAAAGGATAAAACGGTTATAGAAAATAATTCGGGGTATATAGAGATATCATGACCAAAAAGATAACAGCGGTAATTTTTGATTATGGAGGCACAATAGATACGGGAGGGATTCACTGGGGAGAAAAATTCTGGGATGCGTATAAATATTTCAAAATACCAGTTATGCGCGAAGATTTTAGTAATGCGTATATATTTTCTGAGAAGAATGTGCAGAACATTATAAAACCGGTAAGCGGATTAAGAGAGACATACAGAGCCCAGTTGTTTTATCAGCTGAAATATTTTGAAAGGAACAACATTCTTTCAAGCGCTTACAATGCAATTATTGATGAATTAGTTGAATATTGTTATAGATCGGTATTGAGAAATACTAAAGAGAACAAGGTGATTCTTTCTAGATTAGAGAGAAATTACAGACTTGGAATTGTATCCAACTATTACGGAAATCTTCATTCGGTGTTAAACGAAATTAGAATAAAGAAATTCTTTTCAACAATTGTTGATTCAAAAACAGCAGGGGTACGCAAGCCGGATTCAAAAATATTCTCACTAGCAATTGAATCAATAAATTCGAGTCCAGACAGGTCTATAGTAGTAGGCGATTCCTATACAAATGATATTTCACCATCAAAACAAATCGGGTGCAGCACGATTTGGTTGAAAGTCAGAAGTTGGGATACCCCCATAAATACAAAAGATGCAGATATAATCATCAATTCATTCAGTCAAATAGAAGAATCGATAAATAAATTATTATAAAAAATAAGTAAGGAGAAATAGAATGGAAAATCGAATAATTGAGAAACCAAACGGCAATCTAGGAGTATTAATCGTTGGGTTAAACGGTGCTGTATCGACGACATTTTTAGCAGGAATACATGCAGTAAGGAAAGGTTTAGCGTTACCCATCGGTTCCTTAACTCAAATGGGAACAATACGTATCGGCCAAAGAACAGAGAATAATTTCCCATTGATTAAAGATTTTGTACCGCTAACGTTGATAGACGAACTGGTATTTGGCGGCTGGGATATACGGGATGAGAATTGCTTTGAGTCAGCACAATACGCAAAAGTGCTTAGCGAAAAAGATTTAAGCAATGTTTCGGATGAGCTAAAGAAAATAAAACCAATGCGAGGAGTATTCAATCCTGATTTCGTGAAAAGATTAGAAGGCAGTTATATAAAAACAGGTACAAATAAATACGACCTAATGATACAGCTAAGGGAGGATATAAGATTCTTTAAAGAGTATAACTCGCTGGAGAGAGTTGTGGTAATATGGTCCGGCAGCACAGAAACATTTATAGAACAGAAAGTGGTTCATACTTCAAAAGATAATTTTATAAATGGGATGATTAAGAACGATCCGGACATTTCGCCAAGCATGTTATATGCATTTGCATCAATTGCAGAGGGAGTTCCATACATAAACGGATCGCCTAATTTAAGCGTAGATATACCCGCAATAGTTGACTATGCCAATGAAATGAATGTACCGATAGCCGGAAAGGACTTTAAGACCGGACAAACATTAATAAAAACGGTAATAGCTCCAATGTTAAAAATGAGATTATTAGGATTACACGGATGGTTTTCAAATAATATACTAGGCAACCGAGATGGAGAGGTGCTGGATGATCCCGGATCATTCAA
This portion of the Melioribacteraceae bacterium genome encodes:
- a CDS encoding lysylphosphatidylglycerol synthase transmembrane domain-containing protein; translation: MEKKIKIFFLLVGTTILVLLINNYGIDNVIINLEKTGWWITVIIGTWLGVYLLNTTAFILILKAMNKRIPYREALSISLSGFAINYITPGINLGGEPYKIWALKSRIGLHPSVTSIVLYSMIHFLSSFIFWVIGIIIIPFTIPMNSELKYISMVILIISISGIAFFLSRHKNGIIQWLLRFINKIPFSQKIVSRLGIKEETPRIIDEQIADLYNNKKKYFWSSLLIEVAARIAASLEFVFILWSIGLQITLTEAVLINAFSSLMINILFFMPMTLGVREGSLFYIMDLLKYSPGVGIYVGLVNRLRELFWIIIGLAIIQLRKDKTVIENNSGYIEIS
- a CDS encoding HAD family hydrolase — protein: MTKKITAVIFDYGGTIDTGGIHWGEKFWDAYKYFKIPVMREDFSNAYIFSEKNVQNIIKPVSGLRETYRAQLFYQLKYFERNNILSSAYNAIIDELVEYCYRSVLRNTKENKVILSRLERNYRLGIVSNYYGNLHSVLNEIRIKKFFSTIVDSKTAGVRKPDSKIFSLAIESINSSPDRSIVVGDSYTNDISPSKQIGCSTIWLKVRSWDTPINTKDADIIINSFSQIEESINKLL
- a CDS encoding inositol-3-phosphate synthase, whose translation is MENRIIEKPNGNLGVLIVGLNGAVSTTFLAGIHAVRKGLALPIGSLTQMGTIRIGQRTENNFPLIKDFVPLTLIDELVFGGWDIRDENCFESAQYAKVLSEKDLSNVSDELKKIKPMRGVFNPDFVKRLEGSYIKTGTNKYDLMIQLREDIRFFKEYNSLERVVVIWSGSTETFIEQKVVHTSKDNFINGMIKNDPDISPSMLYAFASIAEGVPYINGSPNLSVDIPAIVDYANEMNVPIAGKDFKTGQTLIKTVIAPMLKMRLLGLHGWFSNNILGNRDGEVLDDPGSFKTKEESKLSVLDSILQPEIYSDLYSDFYHKVRINYYPPKGDNKEGWDHIDIFGWLGYPMELKINFLCRDSILAAPILLDLILFTDLASRSNMKGIQEWLSVFFKSPMKAMNTIPEHDLFIQMMKLKNTLRKLMNESPITHIEMDEKEIGKLICYE